A region of Paramormyrops kingsleyae isolate MSU_618 chromosome 17, PKINGS_0.4, whole genome shotgun sequence DNA encodes the following proteins:
- the slc66a1l gene encoding lysosomal amino acid transporter 1 homolog isoform X1, translated as MPDLGADMASADVASNLSSVLDKPPCVNGTPWIRYLFEECADSAWEYCSVVIGLISMLCFLLSTLPQVYESYRNGRVEEAISLGFLLFILSGDISNFAGCYLTRQLPVQTVTAVFYIFTDIILISQYVYYKIKNKRNHGKRKSHLKWMCFMWCGGAFTLCVMLPKILDESGLGSGAGKTSHSLEMSGYACGYLSSVFYLSSRIPQIHKNYKRQSTEGTSYLLFALAMMGNCTYGLSLIVVLPALKRSKSTFILNHLAWLIGSLGVLLLDLFISIQFVLYRKKGSGCSSQLGLKNFPEVEPLLSENEEL; from the exons ATGCCTGACCTCGGGGCTGACATGGCCTCTGCGGACGTGGCCAGTAACCTGTCTTCTGTTCTCGACAAACCGCCGTGCGTCAACGGGACACCCTGGATCCGTTACCTTTTTGAAGAATGTGCCGACAGCGCTTGGGAATACTGTAGCGTGGTCATCGGCCTCATCTCCATGTTATGCTTCCTGCTGTCCACTCTGCC GCAGGTGTATGAATCCTATAGAAATGGCAGGGTGGAGGAGGCCATCTCTCTGGGCTTCTTACTCTTCATCCTTAGTGGAGACATCAGTAATTTTGCGGGCTGCTATCTCACCAGACAGCTCCCCGTTCAG ACTGTGACTGCAGTTTTCTATATATTCACGGACATCATACTGATCTCCCAGTATGTGTATTACAAGATAAAGAACAAGAGGAATCATGGCAAGCGAA AATCGCACTTGAAGTGGATGTGTTTCATGTGGTGTGGAGGTGCCTTCACCTTGTGCGTGATGCTTCCCAAAATCCTGGATGAAAGCGGCTTAGGATCTGGTGCAGGG AAGACCTCACACAGCTTGGAAATGTCCGGCTACGCCTGCGGCTACCTGTCATCCGTGTTCTACCTCTCCTCCCGTATTCCACAGATCCACAAAAAC TACAAGCGGCAGTCGACGGAGGGAACCTCCTACCTGCTGTTCGCTTTGGCCATGATGGGGAACTGTACATACGGGCTGAGCCTGATCGTGGTCCTGCCGGCCTTGAAGCGATCCAAGAGCACTTTCATCCTGAACCACCTGGCCTGGCTCATTGGCAGCCTTGGCGTCCTCCTCCTCGACCTTTTT atttctATTCAGTTTGTTTTGTACAGAAAAAAGGGCTCCGGTTGTTCTAGCCAGCTGGGGCTGAAGAACTTTCCGGAAGTGGAGCCCCTGCTTTCTGAGAACGAGGAGCTGTGA
- the slc66a1l gene encoding lysosomal amino acid transporter 1 homolog isoform X2 gives MPDLGADMASADVASNLSSVLDKPPCVNGTPWIRYLFEECADSAWEYCSVVIGLISMLCFLLSTLPQVYESYRNGRVEEAISLGFLLFILSGDISNFAGCYLTRQLPVQTVTAVFYIFTDIILISQYVYYKIKNKRNHGKRKSHLKWMCFMWCGGAFTLCVMLPKILDESGLGSGAGTSHSLEMSGYACGYLSSVFYLSSRIPQIHKNYKRQSTEGTSYLLFALAMMGNCTYGLSLIVVLPALKRSKSTFILNHLAWLIGSLGVLLLDLFISIQFVLYRKKGSGCSSQLGLKNFPEVEPLLSENEEL, from the exons ATGCCTGACCTCGGGGCTGACATGGCCTCTGCGGACGTGGCCAGTAACCTGTCTTCTGTTCTCGACAAACCGCCGTGCGTCAACGGGACACCCTGGATCCGTTACCTTTTTGAAGAATGTGCCGACAGCGCTTGGGAATACTGTAGCGTGGTCATCGGCCTCATCTCCATGTTATGCTTCCTGCTGTCCACTCTGCC GCAGGTGTATGAATCCTATAGAAATGGCAGGGTGGAGGAGGCCATCTCTCTGGGCTTCTTACTCTTCATCCTTAGTGGAGACATCAGTAATTTTGCGGGCTGCTATCTCACCAGACAGCTCCCCGTTCAG ACTGTGACTGCAGTTTTCTATATATTCACGGACATCATACTGATCTCCCAGTATGTGTATTACAAGATAAAGAACAAGAGGAATCATGGCAAGCGAA AATCGCACTTGAAGTGGATGTGTTTCATGTGGTGTGGAGGTGCCTTCACCTTGTGCGTGATGCTTCCCAAAATCCTGGATGAAAGCGGCTTAGGATCTGGTGCAGGG ACCTCACACAGCTTGGAAATGTCCGGCTACGCCTGCGGCTACCTGTCATCCGTGTTCTACCTCTCCTCCCGTATTCCACAGATCCACAAAAAC TACAAGCGGCAGTCGACGGAGGGAACCTCCTACCTGCTGTTCGCTTTGGCCATGATGGGGAACTGTACATACGGGCTGAGCCTGATCGTGGTCCTGCCGGCCTTGAAGCGATCCAAGAGCACTTTCATCCTGAACCACCTGGCCTGGCTCATTGGCAGCCTTGGCGTCCTCCTCCTCGACCTTTTT atttctATTCAGTTTGTTTTGTACAGAAAAAAGGGCTCCGGTTGTTCTAGCCAGCTGGGGCTGAAGAACTTTCCGGAAGTGGAGCCCCTGCTTTCTGAGAACGAGGAGCTGTGA
- the veph1 gene encoding ventricular zone-expressed PH domain-containing protein isoform X3: MSTRICFCLDVWEMKIKQRSARSMQLGVLCGEDLPCVALLHSPPCSKTTAHAAPCPVTIATRGTEGTPSGPRTEPAPARQSGAMHQLFGLVLSQRNLSRAGDLFSLEDAEIEDSLSQALEEIKAISCSPDYLTNDNDQAVVEICITRITTAIRETRSIERHGAALVSLWESCLEHNQQPQGKDEDTPHAKIASDITSCILQNYDRPPVMALAVPVAVRFLQGGNRELSRNMSSYLSLAAISKAELLAEHTEAIVRAVLGGNHMLLRVLPSVYRKQPEAIHQHTDGLAAMMSQLAQPEQQHLLRLMLMVAKQQPLASSTCTAGRKEDGSSCA, from the exons ATGTCTACCAGGATATGCTTCTGCCTTGATGTTTGGGAGATGAAGATAAAACAGAGATCGGCTCGATCCATGCAGTTGGGGGTG CTTTGCGGTGAGGATTTGCCATGTGTGGCCCTATTACATAGCCCTCCGTGCTCAAAAACAACAGCTCATGCTGCACCATGCCCAGTTACCATAGCAACAAGGGGCACCGAGGGGACGCCAAGTGGGCCACGGACTGAACCGGCCCCAGCCAGACAGAGTGGAGCCATGCACCAGCTCTTCGGCCTGGTGCTGAGCCAGAGGAACCTGTCCCGGGCAGGTGACCTGTTTTCCTTGGAGGATGCCGAGATCGAGGATTCCCTCTCTCAGGCTCTGGAGGAGATCAAGGCCATATCGTGCTCTCCG GACTACCTGACCAACGACAACGACCAGGCAGTGGTGGAGATCTGCATCACGCGCATTACCACGGCCATCCGAGAGACACGCTCCATCGAGAGACATGGTGCCGCCTTGGTGTCCCTCTGGGAGTCGTGCCTGGAGCACAATCAGCAACCACAGGGCAAGGACGAGGACACCCCTCACGCCAAGATCGCCTCTGACATCACCAGCTGCATCCTGCAG AATTACGACCGCCCTCCCGTGATGGCCCTGGCTGTGCCCGTGGCAGTCCGATTCCTCCAGGGCGGGAACAGAGAGCTGTCCCGCAACATGTCCAGTTACCTGTCCCTGGCAGCCATTAGCAAGGCGGAGCTGCTGGCTGAGCACACGGAGGCCATCGTGCGCGCTGTCCTGGGAG GAAACCACATGCTACTGCGGGTCCTGCCTTCTGTGTACAGGAAGCAGCCTGAGGCCATTCACCAGCACACGGATGGTCTGGCGGCGATGATGTCACAGCTGGCGCAGCCAGAACAGCAGCACCTACTCCGGCTGATGCTGATGGTTGCCAAGCAACAGCCCCTG GCCTCTTCCACGTGTACTGCAGGACGGAAGGAGGATGGATCTTCGTGTGCTTGA
- the LOC111833920 gene encoding pentraxin-related protein PTX3 — translation MSLTMAAIWALIAAGVLCLSCTGPVCAYGEDMMYGNNENFYNNILELDQQEDTTTETPCEVSDLTKWDKLFSMLENSQMHETMLQHSMDDLLRAELRAQRGELLLSMEGVASACASCDDSDRRWLEATLGLHTARMMLLLQKTENQQQLLEQILASIQNLGAGPGRKDSTSNTVNNDVTDGDGRQVLRMLTAMAKDFQKIQTEIASAAQNSLPQGCEMALLFPLRSKRIFASVVPDSSMSLSSFTVCLWAKATDTLNKTVLFSYGTRSNPQEIQLLLSGHTARFSVGGEAHLVEAQKVVVPGRWVHYCGTWSSDEGLASLWVDGRKAASFPGVAENHTLPRGGAMLLGQEKNGCCSIAGFDDSFNSHLAFAGKMTGVNAWDQVLGDDEISQQASRGGACSTRGNVVGWGISEIIPHGGAQFTG, via the exons ATGAGCTTGACTATGGCTGCGATATGGGCTCTGATAGCTGCCGGTGTGCTCTGCCTGTCCTGCACCGGGCCGGTGTGCGCTTACGGTGAAGACATGATGTATGGCAACAATGAAAACTTCTACAACAACATCCTTGAACTGGATCAGCAGGAAG ATACCACCACGGAGACGCCATGTGAGGTCAGTGATTTGACCAAATGGGACAAGCTCTTCTCCATGCTGGAGAACTCGCAGATGCACGAGACCATGCTGCAGCACAGCATGGACGACTTGCTGCGCGCCGAGCTGCGGGCGCAGCGAGGGGAGCTGCTGCTCAGCATGGAGGGCGTGGCCTCGGCCTGCGCCAGCTGCGACGACAGTGACCGGCGATGGCTGGAGGCCACCCTGGGGCTGCACACCGCTCGGATGATGCTGCTCCTTCAAAAGACCGAGAACCAGCAGCAGCTCCTGGAGCAGATCCTGGCCTCCATCCAGAACTTGGGGGCAGGGCCAGGCAGGAAGGATAGCACCTCCAACACCGTAAACAATGACGTTACCGACGGAGACGGTCGCCAGGTGCTGAGGATGCTCACAGCCATGGCCAAAGACTTCCAGAAGATCCAAACTGAAATAGCATCTGCGGCACAGAACTCTCTGCCACAGG GCTGCGAGATGGCCCTCCTTTTCCCCCTACGCTCCAAGAGAATCTTCGCCTCGGTCGTGCCTGACTCGTCCATGTCGTTGAGCTCCTTCACCGTCTGCCTGTGGGCCAAGGCCACCGACACACTAAACAAGACGGTGCTGTTCTCCTACGGGACGCGCAGCAACCCACAGGAGATCCAGCTGCTGCTCAGTGGCCACACTGCCCGCTTCTCCGTGGGTGGAGAAGCCCACCTGGTGGAGGCCCAGAAGGTGGTGGTGCCGGGCCGCTGGGTACACTACTGCGGCACCTGGAGCTCTGACGAGGGCCTGGCCTCACTCTGGGTGGACGGCCGCAAGGCCGCCAGCTTCCCGGGCGTGGCTGAGAACCACACCCTCCCCAGGGGGGGTGCTATGCTGCTGGGGCAGGAGAAGAACGGCTGCTGTAGCATTGCTGGATTCGATGACAGCTTTAACTCACACCTGGCCTTTGCTGGGAAAATGACAGGGGTCAACGCATGGGACCAGGTGCTGGGAGATGACGAAATCTCACAGCAGGCCAGCCGGGGGGGGGCCTGCAGCACCAGGGGCAACGTGGTAGGGTGGGGCATCTCCGAGATCATACCACACGGGGGAGCCCAATTCACTGGCTGA